GTGTAGATTCGCTCATGATTATGCTGTCACCTGATATTTGAAGTATGCTGCACAGCTGCCTTCTGTGGAAACCATGCAAGGGCCGACCGGTTTTGCAGGAGTGCATGCCTTGGCGAATAATGGGCAATCGTTTGGCTGCATTTTTCCTTTAAGAACCTCGCCACATTTACAACCGGGGGTTTGCGGCACCTCGGTCAGTGTAATATTCAGCGCTTTCAAAGCGTCAAATTCTGCGTATTCATCATTAAAAACAAGACCGCTATCTGGAATTGTTCCTACACCGCGCCATTGTGCTTCTGCTACATCAAATACAGAGAACATAATTTCGCGTGCTCTGGCGTTGCCGGAATCAGATACTGCGCGTTTGTATTGGTTGACAATTGATGCTTTGCCTTTTTTGCGTTGTTCAACCATGATGAGTAGAGATTCGAGAATATCTACAGGATCAAATCCGGTAATGACGCCCGGGGTGTTGTAGCGTTCAGCCACAAAGTGGTATGGTTCCATGCCAAGAATGGTGGAAACATGCCCTGGTAAAAGGAATGCGTCTACGGCGCATTCTGGGTCGTCAAGCAGCACTTTGAGTGCTGGCGGAACCAGTTTATGGAATGAAAGCACCTTGAAATTTGCAATGTTTTGCTGTTTTGCCATCATGATGGAAGCAGCAATGGTTGGTGCGGTGGTCTCGAACCCGACTCCGAGGAATACTACGGTGTCATTGGGATTGTTCTGAGCAAGCTTGAGTGCATCCAGCGGGGAGTAAACGATTTCGATTCGTGCCCCTTCAGCTTTAGCAAGCTTGAGATTGCGCCCCTTGGGGCCTGGTACACGCATTAAGTCGCCGAATGTAGCAATAATGACGTCGTCTTTTTCCGCCAGATCCAAGAAGGCAGCAACTTCACTTTCATGTGTCACACACACAGGGCAGCCGGGGCCGGATAGGTGCACGATTTCTTTAGGTAGTAACTGGCGAAGTCCGCTTTGAAAAATAGCTACAGTATGCGTGCCGCAGACTTCCATAAAGCGAAGAGGAGCATCGAGTTCATTATGCAGTTGCTCCAGAAGCTTTTTGCATAATTCTGGATCCTTAAAGGAATCAGATACATTCATAGT
This portion of the Halodesulfovibrio aestuarii DSM 17919 = ATCC 29578 genome encodes:
- the hypD gene encoding hydrogenase formation protein HypD — translated: MNVSDSFKDPELCKKLLEQLHNELDAPLRFMEVCGTHTVAIFQSGLRQLLPKEIVHLSGPGCPVCVTHESEVAAFLDLAEKDDVIIATFGDLMRVPGPKGRNLKLAKAEGARIEIVYSPLDALKLAQNNPNDTVVFLGVGFETTAPTIAASIMMAKQQNIANFKVLSFHKLVPPALKVLLDDPECAVDAFLLPGHVSTILGMEPYHFVAERYNTPGVITGFDPVDILESLLIMVEQRKKGKASIVNQYKRAVSDSGNARAREIMFSVFDVAEAQWRGVGTIPDSGLVFNDEYAEFDALKALNITLTEVPQTPGCKCGEVLKGKMQPNDCPLFAKACTPAKPVGPCMVSTEGSCAAYFKYQVTA